In a genomic window of Nitrospirota bacterium:
- a CDS encoding type Z 30S ribosomal protein S14 translates to MSRLALRNKSAVKAKFPVRDYHRCEICGRVRGFLRRFRMCRICFRSLSLKGEIPGVRKSSW, encoded by the coding sequence GTGTCGAGATTAGCGCTTAGAAATAAATCGGCTGTCAAAGCGAAGTTCCCGGTTCGGGATTATCATCGGTGTGAGATCTGTGGGCGTGTGCGGGGGTTCTTGCGCCGGTTTCGTATGTGCAGAATTTGCTTTCGGTCGTTGAGCCTGAAGGGTGAAATTCCGGGGGTTCGGAAGTCGAGTTGGTAG